A single region of the Anaerostipes rhamnosivorans genome encodes:
- a CDS encoding recombinase family protein — translation MEPRKQRIFGYVRVSARDQNIDRQMVVMEKLKIPKNNLFIDKLSGKDFNRPNYKRMVKRMRAGDVLYIKSIDRLGRDYTEIIEQWRIITKKKKADIVVVDFPLLDTRKKDKDLTGTFIADLVLQILSYVAQTERENIKQRQREGITAAKAKGVRFGRPAKDVPEDFLEIYEKWKKKKISLREAARRLEVDHNTFKKWASQITV, via the coding sequence ATGGAACCAAGAAAACAGCGTATTTTTGGCTATGTCAGGGTGTCTGCCAGAGACCAGAATATTGATCGGCAGATGGTCGTCATGGAAAAGCTGAAGATACCCAAAAACAATCTGTTCATTGATAAGCTTTCTGGCAAAGACTTTAACCGGCCTAATTACAAGCGGATGGTTAAAAGGATGAGAGCCGGTGATGTTCTGTATATCAAATCCATTGACCGTCTGGGCAGGGATTACACAGAGATCATTGAACAGTGGAGGATTATAACTAAAAAGAAAAAAGCAGATATTGTTGTTGTGGATTTTCCGTTACTGGACACTAGAAAAAAGGATAAAGACCTGACCGGAACGTTTATCGCGGATCTGGTCCTGCAGATTCTTTCTTATGTGGCCCAGACAGAACGGGAAAACATCAAACAAAGGCAAAGAGAAGGCATTACGGCGGCAAAAGCAAAGGGTGTGCGCTTTGGACGTCCTGCCAAAGATGTGCCAGAAGATTTCTTAGAAATTTACGAAAAATGGAAAAAGAAAAAAATCAGTCTTCGAGAGGCGGCAAGAAGGCTTGAGGTAGATCATAATACCTTTAAAAAATGGGCATCCCAGATTACGGTCTGA
- a CDS encoding GNAT family N-acetyltransferase: protein MEHQYKWERTGSRDFSKVYRLMTEAFPPSEIRNETGQRSLLGHPGYQLYTAKKEEEVHGLLAVWVFETFDFIEHFAVDSSLRGNGLGGRLLKDYLQSVGKTVFLEVEAPVTELAKRRIGFYERSGFYLNDFDYIQPDLQKGHEPLLLKNMTYPSKSSPEDFEYMKQHIFDTVYKSYLNT from the coding sequence TTGGAACATCAATATAAGTGGGAAAGAACGGGCAGCAGAGATTTTTCTAAAGTCTATAGGTTAATGACGGAGGCATTTCCTCCAAGCGAGATAAGAAATGAGACAGGCCAGAGAAGTCTGCTGGGACATCCAGGATATCAGCTTTACACTGCAAAAAAGGAAGAGGAGGTGCACGGTCTTTTGGCTGTGTGGGTATTTGAGACCTTTGATTTTATCGAACATTTTGCGGTGGACTCTTCTTTGAGGGGAAACGGCCTGGGAGGCAGACTGTTGAAAGATTATTTACAGTCTGTGGGGAAAACGGTATTTCTTGAAGTAGAAGCGCCGGTAACAGAGCTTGCAAAGCGGAGGATCGGATTTTATGAAAGGTCCGGGTTCTATCTCAACGATTTTGATTATATACAGCCGGATCTGCAGAAGGGCCACGAGCCTCTGCTGCTGAAGAATATGACATATCCCTCCAAGTCTTCTCCGGAAGATTTTGAGTATATGAAACAGCATATTTTTGATACGGTATACAAGTCATATCTCAACACTTGA